In the Colletotrichum lupini chromosome 1, complete sequence genome, one interval contains:
- a CDS encoding major facilitator superfamily transporter: MVSEQSPAPETAGVNMDAQQEKGNVLDSSTQSDESHSEESNTNESERLPGWKIFVIWLAIALGVLCTFLDEGIIATAIPRITDEFGSLTDVGWYGSAYQMTLCAFQLIFGRLYNQFNVKIIFVISLVIFEIGSLICAVSPSSAVFIVGRAVAGLGASGLQSGCLVLISAALPAKHLPMYVGAIGMVYGVAAVLGPVVGGVITNSYLTWRWCFYINLPIAAPPALATLFLVKSSPPTEEQRRPWLQKIRGLDYLGMLLLLPGITSFLLALQFGGALFAWDDKRTIACFVVAGVLVIGFVAEQWWMGEKALVPPRLAKTRVIIFGAFFGFCLDSAFFTLAYYVPLWFQAIQGATPEESGVRYLALCLAFILTIFLSGWGVTKTGYYQPFMLAGTILVSIGAGLLSTLKISSGANLWIPFQVIAGLGIGASTQQAAVAVQSSLEEADVAIGVAVVLFFQCFGPTTAITVAQAVFASTLTSGIISNVPGVDPEAIRNSGATQLRDLVSPDQFGTLLQVYNHAITRTFIVAAVMAAASVIGVAGVGLKKIPGEGDEKKDAEGNRNPQKESVISVQSTTSCRVKIVSPMTVYPAVRSGSSQLLTIPVTTCLSHTALHPSVLNDILTIDFPFSGNPDLQAVVGSQLRAPGHTQMDDHNAAVKRIAEVVRDFHSRREPFRIFHGSTSSTRPAHHQRVVDISELHHVLHIDTAAAVAVVEPNVPMDQLVAATYRCGFVPPVVMEFPGITVGGGFAGSAGESSSFRYGYFDQTVQSVEMILASGEVVNASKTENPDLFKGAAGALGTLGIVTKLELRLLKAKQFVKLSYHSYSTIPEAVAAIQRETNLAHNDYVEGLVFSRTSAAVVTGHMTDDLPEKCQPQTFSRSKDPWFYLHARKRIANGTPTPDYVPLQDYLFRYDRGAFWMGELAFKYFGFVPFNQLTRRALNRLMDTRTLYKAGLSGNSRMTFKYTVHDLSLPYTTVQEFIDYVADNLEIWPLWLCPLRATETVGFHPYTMEPGGETPQPMLNVGVWGASSKKIDRFVRQNRDLEAKVMELGGRKVLYSHAYYTESQFWDVYDKDWYTKLRDRYSATSLPTVYDKITVDVSKERRRKSLKDRLAITWPVAGLVGVWSAIRK; encoded by the exons ATGGTTTCTGAACAATCGCCTGCTCCTGAGACAGCCGGTGTTAATATGGATGCCCAGCAGGAAAAGGGCAATGTGCTCGACAGCAGCACTCAGTCTGATGAATCCCACTCTGAAGAGTCGAACACTAACGAAAGCGAGAGACTTCCGGGATGGAAGATATTCGTCATTTGGCTGGCCATTGCACTTGGTGTTTTGTGTACTTTCCTCGATGAAGGCATTATTGCGACAGCCATTCCGCGCATCACTGATGAGTTTGGATCTCTCACAGACGTTGGT TGGTACGGCTCAGCATATCAAATGACTCTTTGCGCATTCCAACTCATCTTCGGGCGCCTGTACAACCAGTTCAATGTCAAGATCATTTTCGTGATCTCTCTCGTCATCTTCGAAATTGGGTCCCTCATATGCGCAGTGAGCCCGAGCTCAGCAGTCTTCATCGTCGGACGCGCCGTCGCCGGCCTCGGTGCATCTGGCCTCCAAAGCGGCTGCTTGGTACTCATCTCAGCAGCCCTTCCTGCAAAACATCTGCCGATGTACGTAGGTGCCATAGGTATGGTCTATGGTGTTGCCGCTGTTCTCGGGCCGGTGGTAGGCGGCGTTATCACGAACAGCTACCTCACGTGGAGATG GTGTTTCTACATCAACCTTCCAATCGCCGCACCACCTGCTCTCGCGACGTTGTTTCTGGTCAAGTCGTCCCCACCAACCGAGGAGCAGCGGCGGCCTTGGCTGCAGAAAATCCGGGGCTTGGATTATCTTGGCATGCTCCTCTTACTGCCAGGGATCACCTCATTCCTCCTGGCCCTCCAATTCGGAGGCGCGCTTTTCGCGTGGGATGACAAACGGACCATTGCATGCTTTGTCGTCGCCGGCGTCCTCGTCATCGGCTTCGTGGCCGAACAGTGGTGGATGGGCGAAAAGGCGCTGGTGCCGCCGCGCCTAGCTAAGACGCGTGTGATTATCTTTGGGGCCTTTTTCGGCTTTTGCTTGGACAGTGCCTTTTTTACTCTCGCTTACTAC GTGCCTCTCTGGTTTCAAGCCATTCAGGGTGCCACGCCTGAGGAGTCTGGTGTTCGATACCTGGCCTTGTGTCTCGCATTTATCCTCACCATTTTCCTCAGCGGCTGGGGTGTCACAAAGACGGGTTATTACCAGCCTTTCATGCTCGCTGGTACCATTCTTGTCTCTATTGGCGCCGGTCTTCTCTCGACGCTCAAGATATCTTCAGGCGCGAACCTCTGGATTCCCTTTCAAGTCATCGCCGGGCTTGGTATTGGGGCATCGACACAGCAAGCAGCGGTAGCTGTCCAGAGCAGTCTGGAAGAGGCCGACGTTGCCATAGGAGTGGCGGTGGTACTATTCTTCCAATGCTTCGGTCCTACTACTGCCATCACAGTTGCCCAGGCCGTGTTCGCAAGCACGTTAACGTCGGGAATAATCTCCAATGTCCCAGGGGTAGATCCCGAAGCAATTAGAAACTCGGGTGCAACTCAACTTAGAGACTTGGTATCTCCGGACCAATTTGGCACACTACTACAGGTATATAATCATGCCATCACCAGGACATTCATAGTTGCTGCTGTCATGGCCGCGGCGAGTGTCATTGGCGTTGCTGGTGTCGGACTAAAGAAGATTCCTGGGGAGGGTGACGAAAAGAAAGACGCCGAGGGCAA CAGGAACCCACAAAAGGAGTCAGTGATCTCAGTCCAATCTACAACATCATGCAGGGTTAAGATTGTCA GCCCAATGACGGTGTATCCAGCTGTCCGGAGTGGGTCAAGCCAACTTCTGACAATCCCCGTTACAACTTGCCTTAGCCACACAGCGTTGCATCCGTCCGTTCTCAATGACATCTTGACAATTGACTTTCCGTTCTCCGGAAACCCAGATCTCCAAGCTGTCGTCGGATCGCAGCTTCGAG CTCCGGGCCACACTCAAATGGACGACCATAACGCGGCTGTCAAGCGCATCGCTGAGGTCGTAAGGGACTTCCACTCGCGCCGGGAACCTTTCCGCATCTTTCACGGTTCCACCAGCAGCACCCGGCCCGCCCACCACCAGCGCGTCGTCGACATCAGCGAGCTGCATCATGTTCTGCACATCGACACTGCGGCCGCCGTCGCCGTAGTCGAGCCCAATGTCCCCATGGACCAGCTCGTTGCGGCCACCTATCGGTGCGGGTTTGTCCCGCCTGTAGTTATGGAGTTTCCGGGTATCACTGTCGGCGGCGGCTTCGCCGGGTCAGCCGGAGAGAGCAGCTCCTTCCGCTACGGGTATTTTGACCAGACGGTGCAGTCTGTAGAAATGATTCTCGCGAGTGGGGAGGTCGTCAACGCCTCCAAGACCGAGAATCCAGATCTCTTCAAGGGTGCGGCAGGGGCCCTGGGGACCCTTGGTATCGTCACAAAACTGGAGCTGCGGTTGCTGAAGGCCAAGCAATTCGTCAAGCTCAGCTATCACTCGTACTCGACAATTCCGGAAGCCGTTGCTGCGATACAACGGGAGACGAATCTGGCGCACAATGACTACGTCGAAGGACTGGTCTTTTCGAGGACGAGCGCCGCTGTTGTTACGGGTCATATGACGGATGATCTGCCCGAAAAATGCCAGCCACAGACATTCAGCAGATCCAAGGATCCTTGGTTCTATCTGCATGCACGGAAGCGAATCGCAAATGGCACACCGACGCCGGATTATGTACCGCTGCAGGATTACTTATTTCGGTACGACCGGGGTGCATTCTGGATGGGCGAGTTGGCCTTCAAATATTTTGGCTTTGTCCCTTTCAATCAACTCACTCGCCGGGCTCTGAATCGACTCATGGACACAAGGACACTATACAAAGCCGGCCTAAGCGGCAACAGCCGAATGACATTTAAATATACCGTTCACGACCTCTCGCTTCCATACACCACAGTCCAGGAATTCATCGACTACGTGGCAGACAACCTCGAAATATGGCCACTCTGGCTGTGCCCCCTGCGTGCCACTGAAACCGTCGGCTTCCACCCCTACACGATGGAGCCCGGAGGAGAGACGCCGCAACCGATGCTCAATGTGGGTGTGTGGGGAGCATCGTCAAAGAAGATTGATAGGTTCGTCCGTCAGAACCGAGATCTTGAGGCGAAGGTCATGGAGCTAGGCGGGCGCAAGGTGTTATAC